From a single Rutidosis leptorrhynchoides isolate AG116_Rl617_1_P2 chromosome 5, CSIRO_AGI_Rlap_v1, whole genome shotgun sequence genomic region:
- the LOC139846531 gene encoding putative B3 domain-containing protein At5g66980 — protein MMIKRIRDLDPENVPTLNQDPEFFEIFIPDRCSHKLRVPPDFIKYFDERIPEAVLIKDLKNRVWHVDLKKEKNGVFFKNGWYRFVIEKNLELGQFMVFRYCKESGSFTVRIFGRDACKVEEDQEFTKPFIRVKDEPLSDTESAPIRNFKRQCGKW, from the exons ATGATGATAAAACGAATAAGAGATCTTGATCCTGAAAACGTTCCAACCTTGAATCAAGATCCTGAGTTCTTTGAAATTTTCATTCCAGATCGTTGCTCTCACAAACTG CGTGTACCAccggattttattaaatattttgaTGAGAGGATACCAGAAGCAGTCCTAATTAAAGATCTTAAAAACAGAGTGTGGCATGTAGATTTAAAGAAAGAGAAAAATGGTGTTTTTTTCAagaatggttggtatagatttGTGATTGAAAAGAATCTAGAGTTAGGCCAATTTATGGTTTTTAGATATTGTAAAGAATCTGGATCATTCACTGTTAGAATCTTTGGTAGAGATGCATGTAAGGTTGAAGAAGATCAAGAGTTTACAAAACCCTTCATTCGCGTGAAAGATGAACCATTATCCGATACAGAATCAGCCCCGATTCGCAACTTTAAAAGACAATGTGGAAAATGGTAA